The genomic region TCTTTCAGTTTCGTCTCGTGCAGCAACGTTTTCACGCTTCCTCGCAACGCAAGCCAGTCTCTTGGCGGAATGCCAGCCGACTTTGCGGCCGCCCTCAGGGGGTCACCATGTACCTGGGCTAGAGCTGTTTCTGCGCAATCGCACTCGCCGGATGTCCTACAAGTGTGGAACCGCAAGCCGCCTGACCTTTCCAGAATCATTGTGCCACTAAAGCAGGTAGAAGTGTTCAACTACCGAGTCGTGCAAACCTGGTTGCAGGACAACGCCGCAAACAGTCGTCGGTCAAGACCAGAAACTGATGGTAGCAGATGTCGCCACGTGTCCGCTAGAAGCCTGAGGGTTAGACGAGATGCTGTGGACTACTTCTGGCTGACCGACGGACTCTGCTCGCTCGGAATACCATTTTGCTGGCTACTACTTGGCTACGTCGGCAGAACAAGGCTAAATGCCGGTGAGAGTAACGGGCCAGTTCTGCTGCTCAGTAAGAAGCATAGGGCCCAGGTCAATCCTAAGCCAGACTGAGTGCCCTGCTTCCAGAAAAGCGGTAACAGGCTGCGTACACCGCAGGAACACGTTCTTGAACTCGGGCTGAGTCAGCCTATAATCCGGCCGAGTTGCAGACCATCGGGCTGATTGACACCGCCGTCGCTGTTTCCAAACAGCCTGTCTTGCTGCTGTTACCTCGTCTCACTCTCGTCATAATCGTCGCTGCAACTGTGCTACTCATAACCCGGCGGTTTGAGTTGCTCGGCCTGACCGCAGTCCCGCTGCTGGGATTTTTCGCCTTCCGCCACTTACCGTCAACCGACCTGCGCCTCGGTGCACTTGCGGTACTGGCTTCAGTTACTGCCATCAGTGCGGTCACTGCGGTCCGGAAACGGCTATTTGTCCGCACCGAACAGCTCCGGGAGCAAGTGAAACTCTGGCGGTTCTTGGTACGGCCCGCGGCAATGGCATTTCCAACCTTGCTCTTTCTCTGGGAGCGGACCGGTACTATCATCCTGCTTGGCGCCGTGACGGCTGTATTCTTGGCGATGGACCTCACTCGGCTCACTGCGGCTAGTGTAAACCAGTTCCTGTTTCGCCGCGCTGCAAGCACGTTCAAGACCCGGGAACAAGACCGCCTTTCCACGATGACGCTTTTCCTCGTCGCGTCCCTCCTTGTGATGCTCATCTTCAACCGGGTCGTGACACTCTACGCCATGGCATTCATGGTCTTTGGCGACTTCGCGGCCAAGTTCTTCGGCCTGTGGTTCGGCCGCGTTCGGTTGCTGGCCAAGACCCTGGAAGGCACGCTTGGCCATCTTGTTACATGCCTGTCAGTAGGTGCAATTATCGCGGAGTTCGTACCGATACCGTTGCCTGCAATTGCCATCACGGCCATTGTTGCGACTGCGGCCGAAGTCCTACCTTGGGACCTGGACGATAACCTCACGGTCGGAGTTTTTTCTGCCACTGCACTCCATTTCTGCTTACGTCTGTTCCCCTAGCGAAGAACCGTGGGCGAACACCAATGCACACGTTCTCACACCGCAGCAGTTGACTCGGAATGCTCCAGGTCTTAGATTCTAGCGTGCGTCGGTTCCTTGTCGTCCTACTGTTTGCCGGCAGAGTTGCAGCCGCAGGATACGACGCGCTATCAAACTCGGCCGAATGGCTGATCAACGCGTACAAGGTTGTACTCTCCCCACTTCAGGGCCGAAATATGTGCAACTTCTGGCCGACCTGCTCTCAGTTCACGAAGGAGGCAATCCAGTTGCACGGATTCATACCCGGGCTCGTCATCGGTGCGGACCGGCTCACGCGTTGCCACCCTGCGGCCTGGACCTACCTCGACCACTACTACCTCGGCATCTCGCACGACAGGCTTATTGACCCGGTTTCAAGCCATCTCGTCTGTCAGAATCCGAGGAACGAGCCCCGGGACATCTCGCTGCTCGCGCTCGAACCAGAGGTAGTCGCCACCCAGCAGGGCATAGCGTCCAGCATGACAGTCCCGATACTCGGTTTCGCCGAACATCTTTACGGCACCCAGGACTTTGCTCGGGCCGCAACCGAGTATCTCAGGGTTGCATTTACCGAAACCGTGCCGGGACTCCGTGCTTATGCGTCCCTGATGGCTGGAGAATCCTTTCTTCGAGCCGGCGACTTTGTCCAGGCCCGGGCTAATTTCCTCAGTTGCACCGGTCTCGGCCTTTCAAGCCATGCCTGGTTCGGTGTAAGCCGGACCTGGTTTGCACAAGGCGAATACGACAGCGTCCGGGCCACACTTTCCCTCGTCACCGATTCTAGCTTTGACATCCGGGCTCGCACCCTTGCTGGCTGGTCCTTGCTTAGACAACACCGCTTTTCGGAAGCGGCTGCCTTGTTCGGCACCGCAGCCCGCGACTCAGTACTCACACGGCTAGTTGCGTTTGATGGAGCCAGGATTGCCCGACGCAACCGTCTTGCAGGCACGCTTCTGTCGGCTGTCATACCCGGCGCTGGCCAATTGTATGCCGGTCGCACTTCAGATGGCATCTACTCTCTGCTCACCGTCGCCTCGACCGGGCTCGCAACTTGGTGGTTCGCCACGCATCCGGAAAAGGATCAAGCGAGAATCAAGGTTTCGCTCTTTGCCGCCGCAACCGCGCTTTTCTACGCGGCAAATATGTACGGCGCAAACATCGCAGTCCGTGACTACAACCGCTTTCAGGAACGACAATACCTCACCCGTGCCGAAACGGCTATTGACACCCTCAACCTCATACCTGACTACCGATGGTTGCTGCAGATGAACCCCAACGCCGACCACAAGAGTTACGGTCCTGAAAGAGAGGGCAATTGAAGGGCATTGTATCGACAAAGTCAGAACCTGGCATGCTCGCCCTTTCCTTACTGCTTGCTCTGCAAACAGTCCTTACCACTTTTTCATTTCCTTGTCTTGCTTCCTTGACTACGTTCACGCGCGGCACTGAGCGCCGTGACTCAGCTCTGCCCCCCAAGCCCCAGTTGTCGGCTGCAATGGGTTCGGTAGGGGACTTCAACGCTGCCTCGGATTCTGGGCGTAGAATACCCGGCAGCCTGGCGGACACGCTCTTCTCTTGCGGATACTATTCCTCAGCAGTGCTCGAGTACAAGCGCTGTCTGTACGAGCGCCAGGACACCACCGGTCTTGTGGCCCTGAAGCTCGGACTTGCGCTCGCCGCGGCCGGTGAACTAGGGGCCGCAACTGTACAACTGCACGAGGTCACAAACCAGCACCCGACTTATGCCCATGCTACCGGCATGGCGCTTGCAGGTCTCTTTGCACACGGCCGAGCCATGGGCCAGGCCCGGCTTGCGCTTCATGATGCCCTCCTATTCAGCTCCGACTCAGCCCAGCGCGCTCGGCTCAATTCCGCACTGGCCTGGCTCGACCTTGCCGACGGCAACGCGTCTGAAGCTGCAGACTATCTCGAGAAATCCGGAAACTCGACGCTAGCGAATCGAGTCCGCCTTGCTGCTGCGGTGCCAAGCCGTAGCTCGGCAGTTGCCGTGCTTTTGTCAACAGTTATGCCGGGTGCGGGCGAGGTTTACGCTGGCCGGCCTCTGCTCGGCCTCAGCAGCCTGCTTGTCACCGGCGGTTCAGCGCTCGGCACATGCCTCGCTGCTCGGTCGGACGACTGGGTCTTGTCTGCGTTTCTGTTCTCGTTCCTGTTTCTTCGCTTCTATTCCGGGTCGCGTCGCAATGCCGCAGACCTTTGCATGGACTACCGCAAGCAGCTACTTAGCGAACGATTCGGCGCGCTCAGCCGGCAGTACGACCTCGAACCGGACTGGTTCGCTGCTGCCGAAAGTCTCACCGGACTCAGACTACATCTGCCGGAAACAGAATCCTTCCCAACTCGCTAGCCAGCCTGAACCGGACCGTCACGAGCGCCCGGTCAACCGAGAAGTCAAGCACAACCCTACCCTGCTCAATTATGACACCGCCGCTGATCTCAGCCGGTTCTCCGTCCATACCCGGGCTCGCCGTAAATCGCGTTGCGTCGGCCTTCGAGAATCTAACTACGCTGTCCTTGCGAGCGAATCGCTCAACAACTCCGCGTACAAGCTCCGGGTAGTCCTCTTCCTTCACGATGCGCTCCGCCGCCAGACTGAGGACGCGGTCGATCTGTCCCCACCTGGCGCTGAGCAGCGCTTTGCGCTGCTCTAATCTTGCGCGGCTCATCGCCCGCTCAATAATCAGTCTAGTCTCGCGCTCAACCCTTGCTCGGTACTCCTCTTCCAGCTTCGCCACGTCATCCCGCACACGCCGCTCAATCCGGCCAATCTCCTCGTTCTTTTCCTTCTCAATCTGGGCGACCCGAACCTGACCTTCAGCCCTGATCTTCCCAATCAGCTCACTCAGACCCATTAGCCCAGCTTGATCCCGAGTTGTGCGAATATCGTCACAAGCAGGCCGAGTACCGCGTAGGTCTCGACCATCGCACCGTAGATGACCGCCTTAGTTCCCTCACCGGCTCGCTTGGCCACGAGTTCTGCACCCGAGGCACACACCCGGCCCTGCCACACCGCTGAAACTAGGCCGGCCAGCCCAACCGGCAGACAGGACGCAAACACCTGCACACCCTGCCAGAACGTTATCGGCATCACCTGCCCGAGCAGTCCGAGCTTCATAATAGCCAGGAACGCGCCCAAGAAGCCGTAGAATCCCTGCGTGCCGGGCAGAGCCACCAGAATAAACAGATTTCCGAACTTCTTAGGGTCCTCGGCCAGGACGCCATTGGCGACTTGGGCAACCAGGCCGATACCGATTGCCGAACCGATTCCGGCCGGCACGGCGGCAATCGCTGCCCCAAGCAGAGCAATAGCAAGACCAATTGGGTCAACCATCTTTCCTCCTGAACTTCAGTTCTCTGACCTCCCACTGTCCGAGCCTGGGCATTTCACGCGGTCTCGATGGTCTGCCCGACCCCGGACTTCTAGTGGACTGAAACAAAGTGATACTCCTCGCGGAACGGCGTGAAGGGCTCGCCGCCACCAGTGTAGAATCTCGGGAAGAACTCGACGTAATTCAGCCTGAGCGTGTGCACGAAGGCACCGAGCACGTTGACTGCGATATTATAGGCATGTCCACCCGCCAGAACCACGAGCGCCAGCACAATGCCCAGAACCGGTACTGACAGCACCATCCACGCAATCGTATTTATCGCCATTGCTATCCCGCCGGTTACCATTCCCAGTGCCATGATTCTGATATAGGAAAGTACCACACCTATATAGGACGTTGCGCTGTAAAGCGCATAGCCGCCCCAGAGAAACTTCTTGACCAGAGCTCGATTGGCCGGTGCAACAAACAGGAACGGGATGCTCGCCAACCCACCGAGCACAGGAGAAGTCACCCCTGCAAGACTCAACCCGACTCCGGCCAGGCCGAAAACGCCAAGCACCACAGGCAGAACCCCAAACCGCCCGGCCCGGACGATACTGGCCACGGAGTGGAAGTACATTGCCAACAACACGGCAAGCACTACCCAGCGCATGTGACCGAAAGCCCGTGGTAGCCAGCCAAGCTTTGCTCCAAGATACACGAGCACCGCCGCGATCAGGCCGAACCAGAAGGTCTGGGCCGTCATGGTCTCATGGGACCGTCTAGTGAAGACGACAACTGCGGCGACCGAGGCCAGCGCCGCGATCAAAAGCACATTTGAGCCCCACGTCGGCACCTGCCGTCCAAACGCAACCAGCGCTACGAGGCTGTTCAGACCCACAAACCACGGCAACTGACCAAGCAGGGCATCACCGAACTGACGTACACGCAGACAATCTGCTATCTCGATTAGAATACCGTACATCATGTGAAAGTATCCTAGACCGACTGAAATGATAAAAAACGGCATTGGGTTCTTTATCGGGTCAAACAACATCAGCCGGTTCTTGAAATGAAGCAGCGGTGCTAGCCCAAGCCGGTCGGGTAGGTCCCCGAACCAGCCGCCCACAATCGCGCCCGCGAAGACCGTGACGATTCCACCGACAAGAATCATACCAAGGAGCTTATTATCGTTGCCGAACCGGCGCAGTAGCAACCAGGCCAGAATCGCCACCACAACGCCGTAACCCGCATCGGTCAGACAGAATCCGAAGAAAAGTGCGAAGAACGGTGCCAGCAGCATTGTCGGATCAATTTCTCTTGGCGAAGGCATGCTGAACATTTCGACGACCAACTCAAAAGGCCGGAACAGCCGGCGATTCACCAGCGCCACCGGCGGCTCCTCGCCCTTTGCCGGTTCAACTGTTATCAGCACAGCAAAGCCAGTACGTTCAACCAGCTCACTGAGCTTGGCATATTCTCGCTGTCTTACCCAACCTGAGATAAGTGTCACTGTCCGAGTCTGCTCCAGCCTCGCAAGTGTCGTCTGCCGTACGCGCTCACTCGCTAGTGCGTCTGCTGCCACCTTCAAGTTAAGGACTTCGCAACACAGCGCATCAACACGCTCCTCAATGGACTGCTGCTCAGAACGGATGGCTTCAGCCTCACTTTCCAGTCGTCTCAGCACCTGGGCCGGAGTCTCATCCAGCCCGCGCAGATCGACCGGCTCAAACCGCGCCCCAGCCAGAATCGCATTCACTTCTACTGCATGTTCCTTGGTAACAACAATTACCACACTCGGAGCACCGGCCTCGTCATCGATCAGCTCAATGCCAGCCGGCAGACCGGACAGAAGCTCCCTCACTCGACAGAACTCGACTTGGTCTGCGAAACGACCAAGGACGACCGAGACTGTCTCTAGGGCGTAGAAATCAGCAGGTCGGTGTTTGAAACTCTGCCATGGCAAAAGTCGGGCTCGCTCCACGCCAATCGTCTTACTCCGGGCGTCGAGCTCAGCGCGCCTCCGATTGAGCTGGGCTAGAGTAGCTACGTGCACCGTCGAGTCGTACTGAGAGGCCAGCGTTTCAAATTCAGACCTCGGCATGGACGGCTTCGATCCGAACAGCCCGGTTTTCTCCTTGCGCCTGGACCCGAGCTGCTCAATCGCCTCAACAACCTGACTAAAGCGCCGGTCCAGCTCAGCGACACTGCCACCTTCCTTTTCTTCGGTCGTGACAATATGCAGGACGCCCTGCCGCTGCAGCTCACGCAACAGGAAATCGCTGTTCTCGCGGTGTACTGCGATCAGAACTTTGACTACTTTGTCAATCGCCACTGCTCTTTCAACGCCTCAACCACCAGTCGGACCGCCTGTTCGACGCGCTTCTCAGGGACTCTCGCCAGCGTGGCAACCTTCCGAGCAGTTTCATCGCTCACCGCGCGCGTAAGCCTCTCAGCCTCCTCCTCTGCCTTGCGGACAGCCATCGTTGTCTCCTGACGCAGTCTAGCCCTGACCTCCCGAATGGCCTGTACTGCCCGCTCCTCGGCACGAGCAACTGCAACCCGTTTTGCATTCTCCGCGGCGGCAACCTCCGCGGCCACTGCATCCTCAGCAGCCCTGACTACTGTGATAACGTCGGTCGCCTGGTCATTCATGTTTGGTGCTGAATCCTAGTCCA from candidate division WOR-3 bacterium harbors:
- a CDS encoding V-type ATP synthase subunit E family protein, with amino-acid sequence MGLSELIGKIRAEGQVRVAQIEKEKNEEIGRIERRVRDDVAKLEEEYRARVERETRLIIERAMSRARLEQRKALLSARWGQIDRVLSLAAERIVKEEDYPELVRGVVERFARKDSVVRFSKADATRFTASPGMDGEPAEISGGVIIEQGRVVLDFSVDRALVTVRFRLASELGRILFPADVV
- a CDS encoding V-type ATP synthase subunit K, producing the protein MVDPIGLAIALLGAAIAAVPAGIGSAIGIGLVAQVANGVLAEDPKKFGNLFILVALPGTQGFYGFLGAFLAIMKLGLLGQVMPITFWQGVQVFASCLPVGLAGLVSAVWQGRVCASGAELVAKRAGEGTKAVIYGAMVETYAVLGLLVTIFAQLGIKLG
- a CDS encoding V-type ATP synthase subunit I — its product is MAIDKVVKVLIAVHRENSDFLLRELQRQGVLHIVTTEEKEGGSVAELDRRFSQVVEAIEQLGSRRKEKTGLFGSKPSMPRSEFETLASQYDSTVHVATLAQLNRRRAELDARSKTIGVERARLLPWQSFKHRPADFYALETVSVVLGRFADQVEFCRVRELLSGLPAGIELIDDEAGAPSVVIVVTKEHAVEVNAILAGARFEPVDLRGLDETPAQVLRRLESEAEAIRSEQQSIEERVDALCCEVLNLKVAADALASERVRQTTLARLEQTRTVTLISGWVRQREYAKLSELVERTGFAVLITVEPAKGEEPPVALVNRRLFRPFELVVEMFSMPSPREIDPTMLLAPFFALFFGFCLTDAGYGVVVAILAWLLLRRFGNDNKLLGMILVGGIVTVFAGAIVGGWFGDLPDRLGLAPLLHFKNRLMLFDPIKNPMPFFIISVGLGYFHMMYGILIEIADCLRVRQFGDALLGQLPWFVGLNSLVALVAFGRQVPTWGSNVLLIAALASVAAVVVFTRRSHETMTAQTFWFGLIAAVLVYLGAKLGWLPRAFGHMRWVVLAVLLAMYFHSVASIVRAGRFGVLPVVLGVFGLAGVGLSLAGVTSPVLGGLASIPFLFVAPANRALVKKFLWGGYALYSATSYIGVVLSYIRIMALGMVTGGIAMAINTIAWMVLSVPVLGIVLALVVLAGGHAYNIAVNVLGAFVHTLRLNYVEFFPRFYTGGGEPFTPFREEYHFVSVH